One Pieris brassicae chromosome 11, ilPieBrab1.1, whole genome shotgun sequence DNA window includes the following coding sequences:
- the LOC123716584 gene encoding very-long-chain enoyl-CoA reductase — translation MELEILSVSGSKPIGKVNVNDSATVKDVKQKIYKNLKKNLYPDRQSIKTELKGKSLKDEATLQSLNIANGAKLYLQDLGPQVSWKNVFLAEYAGPLFMYLWAYQRPWLLYGEQTSTPGTVASIAAICWSVHYAKRLLETLFVHRFSHGTMPLRNLFKNCSYYWLFALYIAYHINHPLYTAPCNICVYVGLIGFTICELGNLSIHILLKNLRPPGTKVRRIPVPDSNPFSQLFNFVSCPNYTYEFGSWLFFTILTKCAPAGIFAVVGLYQMSVWALGKHRNYKKEFSDYPKSRKAILPFML, via the exons atggAG cTTGAAATCCTAAGTGTGTCTGGATCAAAACCTATTGGAAAGGTGAATGTAAACGATTCTGCCACTGTAAAAGACGTtaaacagaagatttataaaaatttaaagaaaaatctttatcCAGACAGGCAATCAATAAAAACTGAGTTAAAAGGTAAATCATTGAAAGATGAGGCTACATTACAGTCTTTAAACATAGCAAACGGTGCCAAGCTCTATCTTCAAGATCTTGGACCTCAAGTGTCTTGGAAGAATGTATTTTTAGCTGAGTATGCAGGCCCATTATTTATGTACCTTTGGGCGTATCAAAGACCATGGCTTCTGTATGGAGAGCAAACTTCGACACCTGGAACTGTAGCAAG TATTGCGGCTATTTGCTGGTCAGTGCACTATGCTAAGAGACTCTTGGAAACTTTGTTTGTTCACCGTTTCTCACACGGTACTATGCCCTtaagaaatttgtttaaaaattgttcatATTATTGGCTGTTTGCATTATACATTGCATACCACATTAACCATCCCCTATACACAGCTCCGTGTAACATTTGTGTCTATGTTGGATTAATTGGATTCACT ATTTGTGAATTGGGGAATTTGAGCATCCATATTTTACTCAAGAACCTCCGACCACCTGGCACCAAGGTCAGACGCATTCCTGTACCAGATAGCAACCCTTTCTCTCAACTCTTCAACTTTGTGTCGTGCCCTAATTACACTTATGAATTTGGATCATGGCTCTTCTTTACAATCCTGACCAAATGTGCTCCAG CTGGTATTTTTGCAGTGGTTGGTTTATACCAGATGTCAGTATGGGCTCTTGGCAAACACCGCAACTACAAGAAGGAATTCTCTGACTACCCAAAGAGTAGAAAAGCTATCTTGCCTTTCAtgctataa